From the genome of Actinacidiphila yeochonensis CN732, one region includes:
- a CDS encoding dienelactone hydrolase family protein, protein MSTPPLADLTATTLTITGHDGDEIEAYTARPHGDARRGGVVVIHHMPGYDRESKEIVRRFAELGYDAICPNLYHREAPGASPDDAAAVARAQGGVPDERLIGEVAGAAAWLRALPTSNGKVGTIGYCSGGRQSVLAGTALDVDAVVDCYGAFVTGDVPEDFPLKVTNLVDRLGGLKAPVLGLFGNEDRFPGPVQVDEFEAILTGQGTPYEFHRYEGAGHAFFAVNRPSYNAAAANDGWERIEAFYGTHLGN, encoded by the coding sequence ATGAGCACACCCCCTCTGGCAGACCTGACCGCGACCACCCTCACCATCACCGGGCACGACGGTGACGAGATCGAGGCGTACACCGCCCGTCCCCACGGCGACGCCCGCCGCGGCGGGGTCGTCGTCATCCACCACATGCCCGGATACGACCGGGAGTCCAAGGAGATCGTGCGGCGCTTCGCCGAACTCGGCTACGACGCGATCTGCCCGAACCTGTACCACCGCGAGGCTCCCGGCGCCTCGCCGGACGACGCGGCCGCCGTGGCCCGCGCCCAGGGCGGCGTGCCCGACGAGCGGCTGATCGGCGAGGTGGCCGGCGCCGCCGCCTGGCTGCGGGCGCTGCCGACCTCCAACGGCAAGGTCGGCACCATCGGCTACTGCTCGGGCGGCCGCCAGTCGGTGCTGGCCGGCACCGCGCTGGACGTCGACGCCGTCGTGGACTGCTACGGCGCCTTCGTCACCGGCGACGTCCCCGAGGACTTCCCGCTGAAGGTCACCAACCTGGTGGACCGCCTCGGCGGCCTGAAGGCCCCGGTGCTCGGCCTGTTCGGCAACGAGGACCGGTTCCCCGGCCCGGTGCAGGTCGACGAGTTCGAGGCCATCCTCACCGGCCAGGGCACCCCGTACGAGTTCCACCGCTACGAGGGCGCCGGCCACGCGTTCTTCGCCGTCAACCGCCCCAGCTACAACGCGGCCGCCGCGAACGACGGCTGGGAGCGGATCGAGGCGTTCTACGGCACCCACCTGGGGAACTGA
- a CDS encoding SPW repeat protein, producing the protein MATHSTHSSTSSAATSPAESSATRVSMEDHPDIVELRNQYQAVSHKPVTGLVEGLCLLTGLYLAISPWVVGFQGTAAIRVSNLICGLALAALALGYGSVLERTHGLGWVAVAIGAWTILAPWVVVGHPHTSHIVWSNSFAGGAAILLGLLTMAMGLMRRRQRTMH; encoded by the coding sequence ATGGCCACCCACTCGACCCACTCGTCGACATCGTCGGCGGCGACCTCTCCGGCGGAGTCCTCGGCGACCCGCGTCTCCATGGAGGACCATCCGGACATCGTCGAGTTGCGGAACCAGTACCAGGCGGTGTCGCACAAGCCTGTGACAGGTCTCGTCGAGGGCCTGTGTCTGCTGACCGGTCTGTACCTGGCGATCTCGCCGTGGGTGGTGGGCTTCCAGGGCACCGCCGCCATCCGGGTCAGCAACCTGATCTGCGGCCTCGCACTGGCCGCCCTGGCCCTGGGGTACGGCTCGGTGCTGGAGCGCACCCACGGCCTCGGCTGGGTGGCGGTCGCGATCGGTGCCTGGACGATCCTCGCCCCCTGGGTGGTGGTCGGCCATCCGCACACGTCGCACATCGTCTGGAGCAACTCGTTCGCGGGCGGTGCGGCGATCCTGCTCGGCCTGCTGACGATGGCGATGGGGCTGATGCGGCGGAGGCAGCGGACCATGCACTGA
- a CDS encoding TetR/AcrR family transcriptional regulator, with amino-acid sequence MATRTATKPSARERLLASANELFYANGVQSVGIDQIIEHAGVAKASLYNTFGSKEGLVRAYLESRRDSNLDRITRAMARFRTPRERLLGFFDSMGELMTAPAYNGCAFVAASAEAPQRGTAEQVAGGYRGAVRAILVDLAAEAGAPDPALLARKLHLLYDGASVSARMDHDPQAAAFAREAAEDLLDSALGKRD; translated from the coding sequence ATGGCGACGAGGACCGCGACCAAGCCGTCGGCGCGGGAGCGCCTGCTGGCCTCGGCGAACGAACTGTTCTACGCCAACGGCGTGCAGTCGGTCGGCATCGACCAGATCATCGAGCACGCCGGAGTGGCGAAGGCCTCGCTGTACAACACCTTCGGCAGCAAGGAAGGCCTGGTGCGGGCCTACCTGGAGTCCCGCCGGGACAGCAACCTGGACCGGATCACCCGGGCCATGGCCCGCTTCCGCACCCCCCGGGAGCGGCTGCTCGGCTTCTTCGACTCGATGGGCGAGTTGATGACCGCGCCGGCGTACAACGGCTGCGCCTTCGTCGCGGCCTCGGCGGAGGCCCCGCAGCGCGGCACCGCAGAGCAGGTCGCCGGCGGCTACCGCGGGGCGGTCCGCGCCATCCTGGTCGACCTCGCCGCCGAGGCGGGGGCCCCCGACCCGGCCCTCCTCGCCCGCAAGCTGCACCTGCTCTACGACGGCGCGAGCGTCAGCGCCCGCATGGACCACGACCCGCAGGCGGCCGCCTTCGCGCGCGAGGCCGCGGAGGACCTGCTCGACTCGGCGCTCGGGAAGCGGGACTGA
- a CDS encoding MFS transporter, whose product MSEQVRGEQGAAAGSGAVRAAEPGGGDRPERYKWIALSNTSLGMFMAMVDASIVIISMPAIFRGIHLDPFAPGNITYLLWMIMGYLLVTAVLVVSLGRLGDIVGRVRIYNLGFVVFTLASVALSFDPFHGVHGALWLIGWRIVQALGGAMLMANSAAILTDAFPARQRGMALGINQISALSGQFIGLVLGGLLSAWDWRAVFWVNVPVGLFGTVWAYRSLREISDRRPARIDWWGNLTFALGCGLILVSITYGIQPYGGHTMGWTSPKVLGGLIGGAVLLVAFTVVETRVPQPMFQLRLFRDRHFAAGNAAALLASVARGGLQFMLIIWLQGIWLPLHGYSFEDAPLWAGIFLLPLTAGFLLAGPVSGTLSDRFGVRWFTTGGLLLFGSSFVGLLLLPVDFPYWAFALLVLVNGMGSGMFSAPNTSAIMSSVPASHRGAASGMRSTFQNSGTSLSIGVFFSLLIVGLADRLPRTLEAGLRAQGVPAGVAHHAATLPPVSTVFSAFLGVNPIDTLLRPSGTLQRLPAHNRAVLTGKEFFPDLISSPFHHGLVIVFATAAAMSLLAATASALRGRPTKPDDAA is encoded by the coding sequence ATGTCTGAGCAGGTACGCGGAGAGCAGGGGGCGGCCGCGGGGAGCGGCGCGGTCCGCGCCGCCGAACCGGGCGGCGGGGACCGCCCGGAGCGCTACAAGTGGATCGCGCTCTCCAACACCAGCCTCGGCATGTTCATGGCCATGGTGGACGCCTCGATCGTCATCATCTCCATGCCGGCCATCTTCCGCGGCATCCACCTGGACCCGTTCGCGCCCGGGAACATCACGTACCTGCTGTGGATGATCATGGGGTACCTGCTGGTCACCGCGGTGCTGGTGGTGTCGCTGGGCCGGCTGGGCGACATCGTCGGCCGGGTGCGCATCTACAACCTCGGCTTCGTCGTCTTCACGCTGGCGTCGGTGGCGCTGTCCTTCGACCCCTTCCACGGGGTGCACGGGGCGCTGTGGCTGATCGGCTGGCGGATCGTCCAGGCGCTGGGCGGCGCGATGCTGATGGCCAACTCGGCGGCCATCCTCACCGACGCGTTCCCGGCCCGGCAGCGCGGCATGGCCCTGGGCATCAACCAGATCTCGGCGCTCTCGGGCCAGTTCATCGGCCTGGTGCTGGGCGGACTGCTGTCGGCGTGGGACTGGCGCGCGGTGTTCTGGGTGAACGTGCCCGTGGGGCTCTTCGGCACCGTCTGGGCGTACCGCTCGCTGCGGGAGATCTCCGACCGGCGGCCGGCCCGCATCGACTGGTGGGGCAACCTCACCTTCGCGCTGGGCTGCGGCCTGATCCTGGTCTCCATCACCTACGGCATCCAGCCCTACGGCGGCCACACCATGGGCTGGACCAGCCCGAAGGTGCTCGGCGGGCTGATCGGCGGGGCGGTGCTGCTGGTCGCCTTCACGGTGGTGGAGACGCGGGTGCCGCAGCCGATGTTCCAGCTGCGGCTCTTCCGCGACCGGCACTTCGCGGCCGGCAACGCGGCGGCGCTGCTGGCCTCGGTGGCCCGAGGCGGGCTCCAGTTCATGCTGATCATCTGGCTGCAGGGCATCTGGCTGCCGCTGCACGGCTACTCCTTCGAGGACGCGCCGCTGTGGGCGGGCATCTTCCTGCTGCCGCTGACCGCCGGCTTCCTGCTGGCAGGTCCGGTGTCGGGTACGCTCTCGGACCGGTTCGGGGTGCGCTGGTTCACCACCGGGGGGCTGCTGCTGTTCGGTTCGAGCTTCGTCGGGCTGCTCCTGCTGCCGGTGGACTTCCCGTACTGGGCGTTCGCGCTGCTGGTGCTCGTCAACGGCATGGGCTCGGGGATGTTCTCGGCGCCCAACACCTCGGCGATCATGAGCAGCGTCCCGGCGTCCCACCGCGGCGCGGCGTCGGGGATGCGCTCGACGTTCCAGAACTCCGGCACGTCGCTGTCGATCGGCGTCTTCTTCTCGCTGCTGATCGTGGGCCTCGCGGACCGGCTGCCGCGCACCCTGGAGGCGGGGCTGCGCGCCCAGGGGGTGCCGGCGGGGGTGGCCCACCACGCGGCCACGCTGCCGCCGGTGTCGACGGTCTTCTCCGCGTTCCTCGGCGTGAACCCGATCGACACGCTGCTCAGGCCGTCCGGGACGCTCCAGCGGCTGCCCGCGCACAACCGGGCGGTCCTCACCGGCAAGGAGTTCTTCCCGGACCTGATCTCCTCGCCCTTCCACCACGGGCTGGTGATCGTCTTCGCCACCGCCGCCGCGATGTCGCTGCTGGCCGCCACCGCCTCGGCCCTGCGCGGCCGCCCGACCAAGCCCGACGACGCCGCCTGA
- a CDS encoding MFS transporter — MPPTQTTGSARRKGDAAAGTSGTTHPPIPGADAGAPRRLSPTAARLLLASIIISLLAASSAPTPLYAVYQGDWGFSAITTTVVFGVYAVAVLVALLVVGRISDFVGRRPMLFIALAGQIVAMVIFAEAGSVAALMAGRVVQGVATGGALGAIGAGLLDIDRVKGAAANSFAPPLGTAFGALVSGLVVRFLPAPTHTIYYVLVAVFALQLLGVAVMRETGDRKPGALRSMVPEIALPRSARGSVAVAVPVLFAVWSLAGLYGSLGPAILVLLSHTSSVVYGGLPLFVLAGSAALSVPVMRQLPSRTVMVWGVAALIVGMAVTVAAVGSGAGGTLPVTGFFVGSAVAGFGFGAGFQGGIRLVVPLVEPHERAGVLSLLYVVSYLGMGVPAVIAGVLVVDGGGLLDTTREYCAAVVVLAVAALVGLLAGRSRGPAAVTVNEG, encoded by the coding sequence ATGCCGCCCACCCAGACCACCGGCTCGGCCCGCCGCAAGGGCGACGCCGCCGCCGGGACGTCCGGCACGACCCATCCGCCCATACCCGGGGCCGACGCGGGCGCCCCGCGTCGGCTGTCGCCGACGGCGGCCCGGCTGCTGCTCGCGTCGATCATCATCTCGCTGCTCGCCGCCTCCAGCGCTCCCACCCCGCTGTACGCGGTCTACCAGGGCGACTGGGGCTTCTCGGCGATCACCACCACCGTCGTCTTCGGTGTGTACGCGGTCGCCGTCCTCGTCGCACTGCTGGTCGTCGGGCGGATCTCCGACTTCGTCGGCCGCCGGCCGATGCTCTTCATCGCCCTGGCCGGGCAGATCGTCGCCATGGTGATCTTCGCCGAGGCCGGAAGCGTCGCGGCGCTGATGGCCGGCCGGGTGGTGCAGGGCGTGGCCACCGGCGGCGCGCTCGGCGCGATCGGCGCGGGCCTGCTGGACATCGACCGGGTCAAGGGCGCCGCCGCCAACTCGTTCGCGCCGCCGCTCGGCACCGCCTTCGGCGCGCTGGTGTCCGGCCTGGTGGTGCGGTTCCTGCCCGCGCCCACCCACACGATCTACTACGTGCTCGTCGCCGTCTTCGCGCTCCAGCTCCTCGGCGTGGCCGTGATGCGGGAGACCGGCGACCGCAAGCCGGGGGCGCTCCGCTCGATGGTGCCCGAGATCGCGCTGCCCCGCTCGGCGCGCGGCTCGGTGGCCGTGGCGGTGCCCGTGCTGTTCGCCGTGTGGTCGCTGGCCGGCCTGTACGGGTCGCTCGGCCCGGCCATCCTCGTCCTGCTCTCGCACACCTCGTCGGTGGTCTACGGCGGCCTGCCGCTGTTCGTGCTGGCCGGGTCCGCGGCCCTGTCCGTGCCGGTGATGCGGCAGCTGCCCAGCCGGACGGTGATGGTGTGGGGCGTGGCCGCACTGATCGTCGGCATGGCCGTCACGGTGGCCGCCGTCGGCTCGGGCGCCGGCGGGACCCTGCCGGTGACCGGGTTCTTCGTCGGCAGCGCGGTGGCCGGGTTCGGCTTCGGCGCCGGCTTCCAGGGCGGCATCCGCCTGGTGGTGCCGCTGGTCGAGCCGCACGAGCGGGCCGGCGTGCTCTCCCTGCTCTACGTGGTCTCCTACCTGGGCATGGGCGTGCCGGCGGTCATCGCGGGCGTCCTGGTGGTGGACGGCGGCGGGCTGCTGGACACCACCCGGGAGTACTGCGCCGCCGTCGTGGTGCTGGCCGTCGCGGCGCTGGTCGGGCTGCTGGCGGGGCGTTCGCGCGGCCCCGCCGCCGTCACCGTCAACGAGGGCTGA
- a CDS encoding MarR family winged helix-turn-helix transcriptional regulator, giving the protein MDAPEPRPGAASPTRLAADLRATLGPLTRRLRRCGPDDELTLSQVSVLVLLDREGPATSSELAAREGVRPQSMCAIVGVLSGRGLVEREQDPADGRRMVVSLTQDGREGLLGARRERARRLAEAVEAELDADERERLAAALPLLERITRHV; this is encoded by the coding sequence GTGGACGCGCCTGAACCGCGGCCCGGTGCCGCGTCCCCGACCCGGCTGGCCGCCGACCTGCGGGCCACCCTCGGCCCGTTGACGCGCCGGCTGCGCCGCTGCGGTCCGGACGACGAGCTGACGCTCTCCCAGGTCTCGGTGCTGGTGCTGCTGGACCGGGAGGGCCCGGCGACCTCGTCGGAGCTGGCCGCCCGCGAGGGGGTGCGCCCGCAGTCGATGTGCGCGATCGTCGGCGTGCTGTCCGGGCGCGGGCTGGTGGAGCGCGAGCAGGACCCCGCCGACGGCCGCCGGATGGTCGTCTCGCTCACCCAGGACGGCCGCGAGGGCCTGCTGGGCGCCCGCCGGGAGCGGGCGCGGCGGCTGGCGGAGGCCGTCGAGGCGGAGCTGGACGCGGACGAACGGGAGCGGCTGGCCGCCGCCCTGCCCCTGCTGGAGAGGATCACCCGGCATGTCTGA
- a CDS encoding DUF6295 family protein translates to MCTYTTVTDTIDGSAKGPNSSWFHATDITVYYDHPFHAMAEHTLNIDVADPAKGPSARVALELTAESAKKLVAAIQAALDAVPAEMQV, encoded by the coding sequence ATGTGCACCTACACCACGGTCACGGACACGATCGACGGTAGCGCCAAGGGCCCGAACAGCTCCTGGTTCCACGCCACCGACATCACCGTCTACTACGACCACCCGTTCCACGCGATGGCCGAGCACACCCTCAACATCGACGTGGCCGACCCCGCCAAGGGCCCGTCCGCCAGGGTCGCGCTCGAACTGACCGCGGAGTCCGCGAAGAAGCTGGTGGCCGCCATCCAGGCCGCTCTGGACGCGGTGCCTGCCGAGATGCAGGTCTGA